A genomic window from Nicotiana sylvestris chromosome 11, ASM39365v2, whole genome shotgun sequence includes:
- the LOC104219010 gene encoding protein NLP7-like isoform X2 has protein sequence MECVFSEQAWSRQPNGLWVFWSERDDAEQLQNHFSFTADVVTKRMAIKERVKIALQHVEKLSCNYLIQYWASIVIDAQTFLTTSDQPFGLTRLEYGLCSYRKKCLSHAIPVELKNGTQCENDLGPPGRVFKHRLPELCTNMKNYSKQEFPLRDDAVAWSIQWCYTVPVFDPSRDTFVGVLELVTIHQTKEWICGNSVLPIFKMLQVLDDRQCALGGLYKAIEVVCQKHQFLFAQIWVSVADSWCPGKAITVRQRHIAINNNQNLSLFKYASGLQYILEGYGVVGRAFSSKSSCFCRDVTRLSIMEYPLVTCAREAGLTSCFAICLSAPGNDDNVFILEFFLPPNELLHRNLQDFLKLVLDTAKQQLQHVKVAVGHDFGEKLPVEVIKISSDDELDSFDICQTTKELHNVEPLPNGGELMLLDTPNQQSFSSETNQQLSLDIDEINAERDSIAVSEEQCNSAGSSTSAKTSQNKERKLQLELSTRQAKQGANAVNKRKNGKRTFTSESEIQKERERIEQDHNINLKKIEDRSSMTQDAAADGLGVGKSTLKRICRLYGITRWPPKNKEKKRKCSHSRK, from the exons ATGGAGTGTGTGTTCAGTGAACAAGCCTGGTCCCGCCAACCCAATGGtctatgggttttttggagtgaACGTGATGATGCAGAGCAGCTTCAGAATCACTTCTCCTTCA CTGCAGATGTTGTTACTAAAcgcatggcaatcaaggaaagAGTTAAGATTGCACTACAACATGTAGAGAAATTGTCCTGCAATTATCTTATTCAGTACTGGGCTAGTATTGTAATTGATGCCCAGACTTTCCTAACAACTTCAGATCAGCCTTTTGGTCTTACCAGACTTGAATACGGACTATGTTCGTACAGGAAAAAGTGCCTGAGCCATGCAATTCCTGTTGAGCTGAAGAACGGTACCCAATGTGAAAATGACCTTGGTCCCCCCGGACGTGTGTTCAAACATAGGTTGCCTGAACTATGTACAAACATGAAGAATTACAGCAAACAAGAGTTCCCTTTACGGGATGATGCTGTAGCCTGGAGCATACAATGGTGTTATACTGTCCCTGTCTTTGATCCATCTCGAGACACCTTTGTCGGGGTCCTTGAGTTGGTCACTATTCACCAAACAAAAGAATGGATATGTGGAAACTCTGTCTTGCCCATTTTCAAGATGCTCCAG GTTTTGGATGACCGGCAATGTGCTCTTGGTGGATTATACAAGGCAATCGAAGTGGTATGTCAAAAACATCAATTTCTCTTTGCTCAGATTTGGGTCAGTGTTGCTGATTCATGGTGCCCTGGAAAAGCTATCACTGTTAGACAACGACACATTGCAATCAACAATAACCAAAACTTAAGTTTATTCAAATATGCAAGTGGTCTTCAATACATATTAGAAGGATATGGTGTTGTTGGCAGGGCTTTCTCATCAAAATCTTCATGCTTTTGCCGAGATGTAACACGGTTGAGCATAATGGAATACCCCTTGGTAACTTGTGCTCGCGAAGCTGGTTTAACTAGTTGTTTTGCTATCTGTTTAAGTGCTCCGGGCAATGATGACAATGTTTTCATACTAGAGTTCTTCTTGCCCCCAAATGAGCTTCTGCATAGGAATCTACAAGACTTCCTGAAGTTAGTTTTGGACACGGCGAAACAACAGTTGCAACACGTTAAGGTTGCAGTCGGACATGATTTTGGAGAGAAGTTACCTGTTGAAGTCATCAAGATTTCTTCTGACGATGAACTTGATTCTTTTGATATCTGTCAAACTACTAAAGAACTGCATAATGTTGAGCCATTGCCAAATGGAGGAGAGTTGATGTTGCTTGACACACCAAATCAGCAGTCTTTTTCTTCCGAAACAAATCAGCAACTGAGTTTGGATATTGATGAGATAAATGCTGAAAGGGATAGCATAGCTGTAAGTGAAGAACAGTGCAATTCCGCTGGATCTTCAACTAGCGCTAAAACCtcacaaaacaaagaaagaaaactgCAGCTGGAATTATCAACACGACAGGCAAAGCAGGGAGCAAATGCtgtgaacaaaagaaaaaacgGTAAACGGACATTTACCTCTGAGTCAGAGattcagaaagaaagagagaGGATAGAACAGGACCATAACATCAACCTCAAAAAAATTGAAGACCGTTCGTCAATGACTCAAGATGCCGCTGCCGATGGTTTGGGAG TTGGCAAATCAACACTGAAGCGTATATGTAGATTATACGGTATAACTAGATGGCCACCCAAGAataaggagaagaaaagaaaatgctcCCACTCTCGAAAATGA
- the LOC104219010 gene encoding protein NLP3-like isoform X1 yields the protein MECVFSEQAWSRQPNGLWVFWSERDDAEQLQNHFSFTADVVTKRMAIKERVKIALQHVEKLSCNYLIQYWASIVIDAQTFLTTSDQPFGLTRLEYGLCSYRKKCLSHAIPVELKNGTQCENDLGPPGRVFKHRLPELCTNMKNYSKQEFPLRDDAVAWSIQWCYTVPVFDPSRDTFVGVLELVTIHQTKEWICGNSVLPIFKMLQVVDLKSPDSYCLLDLKVLDDRQCALGGLYKAIEVVCQKHQFLFAQIWVSVADSWCPGKAITVRQRHIAINNNQNLSLFKYASGLQYILEGYGVVGRAFSSKSSCFCRDVTRLSIMEYPLVTCAREAGLTSCFAICLSAPGNDDNVFILEFFLPPNELLHRNLQDFLKLVLDTAKQQLQHVKVAVGHDFGEKLPVEVIKISSDDELDSFDICQTTKELHNVEPLPNGGELMLLDTPNQQSFSSETNQQLSLDIDEINAERDSIAVSEEQCNSAGSSTSAKTSQNKERKLQLELSTRQAKQGANAVNKRKNGKRTFTSESEIQKERERIEQDHNINLKKIEDRSSMTQDAAADGLGVGKSTLKRICRLYGITRWPPKNKEKKRKCSHSRK from the exons ATGGAGTGTGTGTTCAGTGAACAAGCCTGGTCCCGCCAACCCAATGGtctatgggttttttggagtgaACGTGATGATGCAGAGCAGCTTCAGAATCACTTCTCCTTCA CTGCAGATGTTGTTACTAAAcgcatggcaatcaaggaaagAGTTAAGATTGCACTACAACATGTAGAGAAATTGTCCTGCAATTATCTTATTCAGTACTGGGCTAGTATTGTAATTGATGCCCAGACTTTCCTAACAACTTCAGATCAGCCTTTTGGTCTTACCAGACTTGAATACGGACTATGTTCGTACAGGAAAAAGTGCCTGAGCCATGCAATTCCTGTTGAGCTGAAGAACGGTACCCAATGTGAAAATGACCTTGGTCCCCCCGGACGTGTGTTCAAACATAGGTTGCCTGAACTATGTACAAACATGAAGAATTACAGCAAACAAGAGTTCCCTTTACGGGATGATGCTGTAGCCTGGAGCATACAATGGTGTTATACTGTCCCTGTCTTTGATCCATCTCGAGACACCTTTGTCGGGGTCCTTGAGTTGGTCACTATTCACCAAACAAAAGAATGGATATGTGGAAACTCTGTCTTGCCCATTTTCAAGATGCTCCAG GTGGTGGATCTGAAATCTCCAGATTCATATTGTCTGCTTGATTTGAAA GTTTTGGATGACCGGCAATGTGCTCTTGGTGGATTATACAAGGCAATCGAAGTGGTATGTCAAAAACATCAATTTCTCTTTGCTCAGATTTGGGTCAGTGTTGCTGATTCATGGTGCCCTGGAAAAGCTATCACTGTTAGACAACGACACATTGCAATCAACAATAACCAAAACTTAAGTTTATTCAAATATGCAAGTGGTCTTCAATACATATTAGAAGGATATGGTGTTGTTGGCAGGGCTTTCTCATCAAAATCTTCATGCTTTTGCCGAGATGTAACACGGTTGAGCATAATGGAATACCCCTTGGTAACTTGTGCTCGCGAAGCTGGTTTAACTAGTTGTTTTGCTATCTGTTTAAGTGCTCCGGGCAATGATGACAATGTTTTCATACTAGAGTTCTTCTTGCCCCCAAATGAGCTTCTGCATAGGAATCTACAAGACTTCCTGAAGTTAGTTTTGGACACGGCGAAACAACAGTTGCAACACGTTAAGGTTGCAGTCGGACATGATTTTGGAGAGAAGTTACCTGTTGAAGTCATCAAGATTTCTTCTGACGATGAACTTGATTCTTTTGATATCTGTCAAACTACTAAAGAACTGCATAATGTTGAGCCATTGCCAAATGGAGGAGAGTTGATGTTGCTTGACACACCAAATCAGCAGTCTTTTTCTTCCGAAACAAATCAGCAACTGAGTTTGGATATTGATGAGATAAATGCTGAAAGGGATAGCATAGCTGTAAGTGAAGAACAGTGCAATTCCGCTGGATCTTCAACTAGCGCTAAAACCtcacaaaacaaagaaagaaaactgCAGCTGGAATTATCAACACGACAGGCAAAGCAGGGAGCAAATGCtgtgaacaaaagaaaaaacgGTAAACGGACATTTACCTCTGAGTCAGAGattcagaaagaaagagagaGGATAGAACAGGACCATAACATCAACCTCAAAAAAATTGAAGACCGTTCGTCAATGACTCAAGATGCCGCTGCCGATGGTTTGGGAG TTGGCAAATCAACACTGAAGCGTATATGTAGATTATACGGTATAACTAGATGGCCACCCAAGAataaggagaagaaaagaaaatgctcCCACTCTCGAAAATGA